From a region of the Pseudoxanthomonas sp. X-1 genome:
- the ligD gene encoding DNA ligase D, which produces MSLHEYTRKRRFDQTPEPRGDGKVARHRPIFVVQLHHASSRHYDFRLEADGVLKSWAVPKGPSLRPGEKRLAVEVEDHPLDYATFEGDIPEGHYGAGHVDVFDHGHWACEGDPLEAIAAGKLDFVLRGDKLGGAWKLVRTRMKGRQKQWLLIKRSDAYAADAEADDLVDAAGSKPDGPAKPKTRAKAARPGTSTPRASRKRGADVRRRALALEGARDTPYPAGFAAQLCTLRAQAPDGEDWLHEIKWDGYRLLADLVDGQVRLRSRNGLDWNATFPDVVEAVRALPVDDARLDGELVVIDADGRSDFAALQRSIEGTSKAQLRYLVFDLPGVAGVDISRAPLAERKALLKTLIGPRPGLIAYSEHVVGHGPEVFAASGKAGLEGIVSKRADAPYVGQRSGTWVKTKHEQSDDFAIVGYTPPKGARTGFGSLLLARLQEGALRYVGRVGTGFDDATLTALLKTLKPLHTDKAAVALPAHVPFNARSVHWVKPQLVAEVAYRGWGKEGLLRQAAFMRLREDKSMADPKQDPVPEQTVTITHPERVVYPADGITKGQVADYYRRIAPLLLPELAGRPLSLLRCPEGAGGQCFFQKHHAAALGPGVHAIPLRQKSGKEDYLYVEDVAGVLALVQMNTLELHPWGSTVAAPERPDRLVFDLDPGPGVSWAATKDAAREVRENLRQAGLESFVRLSGGKGLHVVVPITPGPDWDTAKGFCEAFANAMAQQQPRRYIATMSKAKREGRIFIDWLRNGRGNTSVCSWSLRAREHATVAVPLRWEDLGRITSPGQFTLDKALQRAARLKADPWAGIGEIRQSLPAG; this is translated from the coding sequence ATGTCGCTGCACGAGTACACGCGCAAGCGCCGCTTCGACCAGACGCCCGAACCGCGCGGCGATGGCAAGGTCGCGCGCCACCGGCCGATCTTCGTCGTGCAGCTGCACCATGCGTCCTCGCGCCACTACGACTTCCGCCTGGAGGCCGACGGCGTGCTCAAGAGCTGGGCCGTGCCCAAGGGCCCGTCGCTGCGCCCGGGCGAGAAGCGCCTGGCGGTGGAGGTGGAGGACCATCCGCTGGACTACGCGACCTTCGAGGGCGACATCCCCGAGGGCCACTATGGCGCCGGCCACGTGGATGTGTTCGACCATGGCCATTGGGCCTGCGAGGGCGATCCGCTGGAGGCGATCGCGGCGGGCAAGCTGGACTTCGTGCTGCGTGGCGACAAGCTCGGCGGCGCCTGGAAGCTGGTGCGCACGCGGATGAAGGGCCGCCAGAAGCAGTGGCTGCTGATCAAGCGCAGCGATGCGTACGCGGCCGACGCGGAGGCCGACGACCTGGTCGATGCGGCTGGGTCCAAGCCGGACGGCCCGGCGAAGCCGAAGACGCGCGCCAAGGCCGCGCGGCCTGGCACGTCTACGCCGCGCGCCAGCCGCAAGCGCGGCGCCGACGTGCGGCGGCGCGCGCTGGCCCTGGAGGGCGCGCGCGATACGCCGTATCCGGCCGGCTTCGCCGCGCAGCTGTGCACGCTGCGGGCGCAGGCGCCGGACGGGGAGGACTGGCTGCACGAGATCAAGTGGGACGGCTACCGGCTGCTGGCCGATCTGGTCGACGGCCAGGTGCGGCTGCGCTCGCGCAACGGCCTGGACTGGAACGCCACCTTCCCGGACGTCGTCGAGGCCGTGCGCGCGCTGCCGGTGGACGATGCACGCCTGGATGGCGAGCTGGTGGTGATCGACGCAGACGGGCGCAGCGATTTCGCGGCCCTGCAGCGCAGCATCGAGGGGACGTCAAAGGCGCAGCTGCGCTACCTGGTGTTCGACCTGCCGGGTGTGGCCGGCGTCGACATCAGCCGCGCGCCGCTGGCCGAGCGCAAGGCGCTGCTCAAGACGTTGATCGGGCCCAGGCCCGGCCTGATCGCCTACAGCGAGCATGTGGTCGGCCACGGCCCGGAGGTCTTCGCCGCCAGCGGCAAGGCCGGGCTGGAGGGCATCGTCAGCAAGCGCGCCGATGCGCCCTACGTGGGCCAGCGCAGCGGCACCTGGGTCAAGACCAAGCACGAGCAGTCCGACGACTTCGCCATCGTCGGCTACACCCCGCCCAAGGGCGCGCGCACCGGCTTCGGCTCGCTGCTGCTGGCGCGTCTGCAGGAGGGCGCGCTGCGGTACGTGGGCCGGGTCGGCACCGGCTTCGACGATGCCACGCTGACCGCGCTGTTGAAGACCTTGAAGCCCCTGCACACCGACAAGGCGGCCGTGGCGCTGCCGGCGCACGTGCCGTTCAACGCGCGCTCCGTGCACTGGGTCAAGCCGCAGCTGGTGGCCGAGGTGGCATATCGCGGCTGGGGCAAGGAGGGCCTGCTGCGCCAGGCCGCCTTCATGCGGCTGCGCGAGGACAAGTCGATGGCCGATCCCAAGCAGGACCCCGTGCCGGAGCAGACGGTGACGATCACCCATCCCGAGCGCGTCGTGTACCCGGCCGACGGCATCACCAAGGGCCAGGTCGCCGACTATTACCGGCGCATCGCGCCGCTGCTGCTGCCCGAACTGGCCGGCCGGCCGCTGTCGCTGCTGCGCTGTCCGGAGGGTGCCGGCGGGCAGTGCTTCTTCCAGAAGCATCACGCCGCCGCGCTTGGCCCCGGCGTGCATGCGATCCCGCTGCGGCAGAAGAGCGGCAAGGAGGACTACCTCTACGTCGAGGACGTGGCCGGCGTGCTGGCGCTGGTGCAGATGAATACGCTGGAGCTGCATCCCTGGGGGTCGACCGTGGCCGCGCCGGAGCGGCCGGACCGGCTGGTGTTCGACCTGGATCCCGGCCCGGGCGTGTCCTGGGCGGCGACCAAGGACGCCGCGCGCGAGGTGCGCGAGAACCTGCGCCAGGCCGGGCTGGAAAGCTTCGTGCGCCTGTCCGGCGGCAAGGGCCTGCACGTGGTGGTGCCGATCACGCCCGGGCCGGACTGGGACACGGCCAAGGGCTTCTGCGAGGCGTTCGCCAATGCGATGGCCCAGCAGCAACCGCGCCGCTACATCGCCACCATGAGCAAGGCCAAGCGCGAGGGACGGATCTTCATCGACTGGCTGCGCAACGGGCGCGGCAACACCAGCGTGTGCAGCTGGTCGCTGCGCGCGCGCGAACACGCGACCGTGGCCGTGCCACTGCGCTGGGAGGACCTGGGCAGGATCACCTCGCCGGGGCAGTTCACACTGGACAAGGCGCTGCAGCGGGCCGCGCGGCTCAAGGCCGACCCCTGGGCGGGCATCGGCGAGATCCGGCAGTCGCTGCCGGCCGGCTGA
- a CDS encoding Ku protein, giving the protein MARPIWSGTLTFGLLNVPVSLMSGERKVDLHFRMLDSRDKSPIRFERVNAETGEEVPWKDIVKAFEYDKGNYVVVEQEDIKSAAPEGHESVEVETFVDASQIDVRYYEKPYILVPGKKAEKGYVLLRETLRDTGQAGIARVVIRTRQYLCAVLPQGDALVLMLLRYPQELVAPDDYKLPSGNAGDYRVSPKEMEMARKLIQSMSGEWNPDEYHDEFRERLQAIIAERIQAKGATARVEEPAHEREGDATNVVDFMALLQKSLGENKRTPAKKTATEQVAKRPAKATKAVKKEAKKTARKSAAKPAKKAAKKAPLRKAG; this is encoded by the coding sequence ATGGCCCGACCGATCTGGAGCGGCACCCTGACCTTCGGCCTGCTCAACGTGCCGGTGTCGCTGATGTCCGGTGAGCGCAAGGTCGATCTGCACTTCCGCATGCTCGATTCGCGCGACAAGTCGCCGATCCGCTTCGAGCGCGTCAATGCCGAGACCGGCGAGGAAGTGCCGTGGAAGGACATCGTCAAGGCCTTCGAGTATGACAAGGGCAACTACGTCGTGGTCGAGCAGGAGGACATCAAGTCCGCCGCGCCGGAGGGCCATGAGTCGGTCGAGGTGGAGACCTTCGTCGATGCGTCGCAGATCGACGTGCGCTACTACGAGAAGCCCTACATCCTGGTGCCGGGCAAGAAGGCCGAGAAGGGCTACGTGCTGCTGCGCGAGACCCTGCGCGACACCGGCCAGGCCGGTATCGCGCGGGTGGTGATCCGCACCCGCCAGTACCTGTGCGCGGTCCTGCCGCAGGGCGACGCGCTGGTGCTGATGCTGCTGCGCTATCCGCAGGAGCTGGTCGCCCCGGACGACTACAAGCTGCCCAGCGGCAATGCCGGCGATTACCGCGTCTCGCCCAAGGAAATGGAGATGGCGCGCAAGCTGATCCAGTCCATGAGCGGGGAGTGGAACCCGGACGAGTACCACGACGAGTTCCGCGAACGCCTGCAGGCCATCATCGCCGAGCGCATCCAGGCCAAGGGCGCCACCGCGCGGGTGGAGGAGCCGGCGCACGAGCGCGAAGGCGATGCCACCAACGTGGTCGACTTCATGGCGCTGCTGCAGAAGTCGCTGGGCGAGAACAAGCGCACCCCGGCCAAGAAGACCGCCACCGAGCAGGTCGCCAAGCGTCCGGCCAAGGCCACCAAGGCGGTGAAGAAGGAGGCCAAGAAGACCGCCAGGAAGTCCGCTGCCAAGCCGGCCAAGAAGGCGGCGAAGAAGGCGCCGCTGCGCAAGGCGGGCTAA
- a CDS encoding DUF3224 domain-containing protein codes for MHHATGTFEVKLQPQGEIGADAGDGNSLSRLSLDKRFSGDLVATGVGEMLAARAAVPTSAAYVAIERVTGTLHGKAGSFVLVHRGVMQGERQQLEVQVAPASGTGALAGITGTLAIRIENGQHFYDLAYALPDAD; via the coding sequence ATGCATCACGCCACGGGGACCTTCGAGGTCAAGCTGCAGCCGCAGGGCGAGATCGGCGCGGATGCGGGCGATGGCAACAGCCTCTCGCGCCTGTCGCTGGACAAGCGTTTCAGCGGCGATCTGGTCGCCACCGGCGTCGGCGAAATGCTGGCCGCCCGCGCCGCGGTGCCCACCTCGGCCGCGTACGTGGCCATCGAGCGGGTCACCGGCACGCTGCATGGCAAGGCCGGCAGCTTCGTGCTGGTGCATCGCGGCGTGATGCAGGGCGAGCGCCAGCAGCTGGAAGTGCAGGTCGCGCCGGCGTCGGGCACCGGTGCGCTGGCCGGCATCACCGGCACCCTGGCCATCCGCATCGAGAACGGCCAGCACTTCTACGACCTGGCCTACGCGCTGCCCGACGCGGACTGA
- a CDS encoding DUF3016 domain-containing protein, translating to MKRPVVLAGLMLAVLSLPALAARSNVTDPDLPRALPAQGPVSVSWTDPAQFTDIRNSPNRWEAERGTWVADLAGYLRQAAARQLPAGQTLDVRITDIHRAGEYEPWHGPSADHIRILKDIYPPRLSFDYTLHDASGKMLDQGQAKLVDMSYLMGARPMDSDPLRYEKRMIDQWTRRQLGRDARVASTP from the coding sequence ATGAAACGCCCTGTTGTCCTGGCCGGCCTGATGCTGGCCGTCCTCAGCCTGCCGGCCCTGGCCGCGCGCTCCAACGTCACCGATCCCGACCTGCCGCGCGCCCTGCCCGCGCAGGGCCCGGTATCGGTGTCCTGGACCGATCCGGCGCAGTTCACCGACATCCGCAACAGCCCCAACCGCTGGGAAGCCGAGCGCGGCACCTGGGTCGCCGACCTGGCCGGCTACCTGCGTCAGGCGGCCGCCAGGCAGCTGCCTGCGGGACAGACGCTGGACGTGCGCATCACCGATATCCACCGCGCCGGCGAGTACGAGCCCTGGCACGGGCCATCGGCCGATCACATCCGCATCCTCAAGGACATCTATCCGCCGCGCCTGAGCTTCGACTACACACTGCACGATGCCAGCGGCAAGATGCTCGACCAGGGCCAGGCCAAGCTGGTGGACATGTCCTACCTGATGGGGGCCCGGCCGATGGATTCGGACCCGCTGCGTTACGAGAAGCGCATGATCGACCAGTGGACGCGCCGCCAGCTGGGCCGCGACGCCCGGGTCGCCAGCACGCCGTGA
- the msrB gene encoding peptide-methionine (R)-S-oxide reductase MsrB, translating to MSDFDLTPPDTLQRAELIAGLSEEERHVLLQHGTEAPFCGAFLDNKLEGVYTCRLCGLPLFASSAKFDSGTGWPSFFRPYDPAHIKTIRDTSYGMIRTEITCARCGSHLGHVFPDGPPPTYERHCLNSVSLSFTEAGQPLPDPLHRGGAEAQLAQAA from the coding sequence ATGTCCGATTTCGACCTGACGCCCCCCGACACCCTCCAGCGCGCCGAGCTGATCGCGGGCCTGAGCGAGGAGGAACGCCACGTCCTGCTGCAGCACGGCACCGAGGCGCCGTTCTGCGGCGCCTTCCTGGACAACAAGCTCGAAGGCGTCTACACCTGCCGCCTGTGTGGGCTGCCGCTGTTCGCCTCCAGCGCCAAGTTCGACTCGGGCACCGGCTGGCCGAGCTTCTTCAGGCCCTACGACCCGGCCCACATCAAGACCATCCGCGACACCAGCTACGGGATGATCCGCACCGAGATCACCTGCGCGCGCTGCGGCAGCCACCTGGGCCACGTCTTCCCCGACGGCCCGCCGCCGACCTACGAGCGCCATTGCCTCAACTCGGTCTCGCTGTCTTTCACCGAGGCCGGCCAGCCGCTGCCTGATCCGCTGCACCGCGGTGGCGCCGAGGCGCAGCTGGCGCAGGCGGCCTGA
- a CDS encoding DUF4031 domain-containing protein, with the protein MSVYVDDAVWPWRGRRWAHLMADSLDELHAFAARLGLPRRSFQDKTSGAHYDVDAETRAVALALGAVAISRHRDRAQVRAVIARAKAQGRGLAP; encoded by the coding sequence ATGAGCGTGTACGTGGACGATGCGGTCTGGCCCTGGCGCGGACGGCGCTGGGCGCACCTAATGGCCGATTCGCTGGACGAACTGCACGCCTTCGCCGCGCGCCTGGGGCTGCCGCGCCGTAGTTTCCAGGACAAGACCAGCGGCGCGCATTACGACGTCGACGCGGAGACCCGCGCCGTGGCCCTGGCACTGGGCGCAGTGGCGATCTCGCGCCACCGCGACCGCGCCCAGGTGCGCGCGGTGATCGCCCGGGCCAAGGCGCAGGGACGCGGGCTGGCCCCATAG
- a CDS encoding DUF3297 family protein translates to MSDTPPDRLAVDPSSRFHDQAALDRGVGVRFNGVERDNVEEYSVSEGWIRVQVGKSLDRRGQPMTLKIKGKVEPYFKTEAA, encoded by the coding sequence ATGAGCGATACCCCTCCCGACCGCCTGGCCGTCGACCCGTCCAGCCGCTTCCACGACCAGGCCGCGCTGGACCGCGGCGTCGGCGTGCGCTTCAACGGCGTCGAGCGCGACAACGTGGAGGAGTACAGCGTGTCCGAAGGCTGGATCCGGGTGCAGGTGGGCAAGTCGCTGGACCGCCGCGGCCAGCCGATGACGCTGAAGATCAAGGGCAAGGTCGAGCCGTACTTCAAGACCGAGGCGGCTTGA
- a CDS encoding Na+/H+ antiporter, with product MHSIEIVLAMLLAVAASGFLVRVLPFSLPLPLVQIGLGAVISMFNHGVELDPELFFLLFLPPLLFLDGWRIPKQGLFRDRTVILELALGLVVFTVVGAGFLIHWMIPAMPVAVAFALAAILSPTDPVALSAIASRVPIPKRLMHILEGESLLNDASGLVCFQFAVAAALTGAFSLADASLTFLWVALAGLGCGIGVTWAINVLQRWIMRHFGEEAGSSILVSLLTPFAAYVVAEAVSASGILAAVSAGITMSYVELSGRAAASVRIQRTAVWDMVQFTLNGIVFTLLGEQLPGIVRNAIRSIDETGHLQPWWLAVYVAAISLGLILLRLAWVWLSLGLNILRDRARGVERASPNWRIIVATSLAGVRGAITLAGVLTLPLAMGDGSPFPARDLAIFLAAAVILVSLLIASVALPPLLKNLQLPEEQDDQKEEDLARKAAARAALAAVESERQRLVASAEEVEEQELYGACAERVSQLYQRHVDRLGGEADIAPEQARRIEQVERQMRQAGLRAERAELFRLARERKISEEVSRKLVRNLDLLETRQR from the coding sequence ATGCACTCGATCGAAATCGTCCTGGCCATGCTGCTGGCCGTGGCCGCCAGCGGCTTCCTGGTCCGCGTCCTGCCATTCTCGCTGCCGCTGCCGCTGGTGCAGATCGGGCTGGGCGCGGTCATTTCGATGTTCAACCATGGCGTGGAGCTGGACCCGGAGCTGTTCTTCCTGCTGTTCCTGCCGCCGCTGCTGTTCCTGGACGGCTGGCGCATCCCCAAGCAGGGGCTGTTCCGCGACCGCACGGTGATCCTGGAACTGGCGCTGGGGCTGGTGGTGTTCACCGTGGTCGGCGCGGGCTTCCTGATCCACTGGATGATCCCGGCCATGCCGGTGGCCGTGGCCTTCGCCCTGGCGGCGATCCTCTCGCCCACCGATCCGGTGGCGCTGTCGGCGATCGCCTCGCGCGTGCCCATCCCCAAGCGCCTGATGCACATCCTGGAAGGCGAGTCGCTGCTCAACGACGCCTCGGGCCTGGTGTGCTTCCAGTTCGCGGTGGCCGCCGCGCTGACCGGCGCGTTCTCGCTGGCCGACGCCTCGCTGACCTTCCTCTGGGTGGCGCTGGCCGGCCTGGGCTGCGGCATCGGCGTGACCTGGGCGATCAACGTGCTGCAGCGCTGGATCATGCGCCACTTCGGCGAGGAGGCCGGCTCGTCGATCCTGGTCAGCCTGCTGACGCCGTTCGCCGCCTACGTGGTGGCCGAGGCGGTCAGCGCCTCGGGCATCCTGGCGGCGGTCTCGGCCGGCATCACGATGAGCTATGTCGAGCTGTCCGGCCGCGCCGCGGCCAGCGTGCGTATCCAGCGCACGGCGGTGTGGGACATGGTGCAGTTCACCCTCAACGGCATCGTCTTCACCCTGCTCGGCGAGCAGCTGCCGGGCATCGTGCGCAACGCCATCCGCAGCATCGACGAGACCGGCCACCTGCAGCCCTGGTGGCTGGCCGTCTACGTGGCCGCCATCAGCCTGGGCCTGATCCTGCTGCGTCTGGCCTGGGTGTGGCTGTCGCTGGGCCTGAACATCCTGCGCGACCGCGCGCGCGGCGTGGAGCGGGCCAGCCCCAACTGGCGGATCATCGTGGCGACCTCGCTGGCCGGCGTGCGCGGCGCCATCACCCTGGCCGGCGTGCTGACCCTGCCGCTGGCGATGGGCGATGGCTCACCGTTCCCGGCCCGCGATCTGGCGATCTTCCTGGCCGCGGCGGTGATCCTGGTCTCGCTGCTGATCGCCTCGGTGGCGCTGCCGCCGCTGCTGAAGAACCTGCAGCTGCCCGAAGAGCAGGATGACCAGAAGGAAGAGGACCTGGCGCGCAAGGCCGCCGCCCGCGCCGCCCTGGCGGCGGTGGAAAGCGAGCGCCAGCGGCTGGTGGCCTCGGCCGAGGAGGTCGAGGAGCAGGAGCTCTATGGTGCCTGCGCCGAACGCGTCAGCCAGCTCTACCAGCGCCACGTGGACCGCCTGGGCGGCGAAGCCGACATCGCCCCGGAGCAGGCGCGCCGGATCGAGCAGGTCGAACGCCAGATGCGCCAGGCCGGCCTGCGCGCCGAGCGCGCCGAACTGTTCCGCCTGGCGCGCGAACGCAAGATCTCCGAAGAGGTCTCGCGCAAGCTCGTCCGCAACCTGGACCTGCTCGAAACCCGCCAGCGCTGA
- a CDS encoding ABC transporter permease, whose amino-acid sequence MNWHAVLAIYRFEMARTFRTITQSIASPVLSTSLYFVVFGAAIGSRMGSVEGVSYGAFIIPGLIMLSLLNESISNASFGIYMPKWSGTIYELLSAPVSFVEVVLGYVGAAATKSLMLGLLILVTARLFVPYEIQHPVWMVAFLLLTALTFSLFGFIIGLWADDFQKLQVIPLMVVTPLTFLGGAFYSVSMLPPVWQKITLFNPVVYLISGFRWSFFGLADVDVGVSLAAICGFLALCLVAVWAMFRTGWKIKT is encoded by the coding sequence CTGAATTGGCATGCGGTGCTGGCGATCTACCGCTTCGAGATGGCGCGCACCTTCCGCACCATCACCCAGTCGATCGCCTCGCCGGTGCTGTCGACCTCGCTGTACTTCGTGGTGTTCGGCGCGGCGATCGGCTCGCGCATGGGATCGGTCGAAGGCGTGAGCTACGGCGCCTTCATCATCCCCGGCCTGATCATGCTCTCGCTGCTCAACGAGAGCATCTCCAACGCCTCCTTCGGCATCTACATGCCCAAGTGGTCCGGGACGATCTACGAATTGCTCTCCGCGCCGGTCTCGTTCGTGGAGGTGGTGCTGGGCTACGTGGGCGCGGCGGCGACCAAGTCGCTGATGCTGGGCCTGCTGATCCTGGTCACGGCACGGCTGTTCGTGCCCTACGAGATCCAGCACCCGGTGTGGATGGTGGCCTTCCTGCTGCTGACCGCGCTGACGTTCTCGCTGTTCGGCTTCATCATCGGGCTGTGGGCCGACGACTTCCAGAAGCTGCAGGTGATCCCGCTGATGGTGGTCACCCCGCTGACCTTCCTCGGCGGGGCGTTCTACTCGGTGTCGATGCTGCCGCCGGTGTGGCAGAAGATCACCCTGTTCAACCCGGTCGTGTACCTGATCAGCGGCTTCCGCTGGAGCTTCTTCGGCCTGGCAGACGTGGACGTGGGCGTCAGCCTGGCGGCGATCTGCGGCTTTTTGGCGCTGTGCCTGGTCGCGGTCTGGGCGATGTTCCGCACCGGCTGGAAGATCAAGACCTGA
- a CDS encoding ABC transporter ATP-binding protein — protein MTSAISVQGLTKTYDGGFQALKGVDLEIRKGEIFALLGPNGAGKTTLISILCGIVRPGEGSVRIEGHDVVRDYRAVRKLVGLVPQELATESFETVRAAVRFSRGLFGKPADPALLERVLRDLSLWDKRDSKIMALSGGMKRRVLIAKALAHEPSVLFLDEPTAGVDVELRHDMWKLVRALRDRGTTVVLTTHYIEEAEEMADRIGVITGGRLVLVEDKATLMRKLGKKQLALTLQQPLQAVPAALADLPLELQADGTQLVYTFDVQAEETGIAALLRRLAEQGIDFKDLHSSQSSLEDIFVSLVREARA, from the coding sequence ATGACCTCCGCCATCTCGGTGCAGGGGCTGACCAAGACCTACGACGGCGGTTTCCAGGCGCTCAAGGGCGTCGACCTGGAAATCCGCAAGGGCGAGATCTTCGCGCTGCTCGGCCCCAACGGCGCCGGCAAGACCACGCTGATCAGCATCCTGTGCGGCATCGTCCGTCCGGGCGAGGGGAGCGTGCGGATCGAGGGGCATGATGTGGTGCGCGACTATCGCGCGGTGCGCAAGCTGGTCGGTCTGGTGCCGCAGGAGCTGGCGACCGAGTCCTTCGAGACGGTGCGGGCCGCGGTACGTTTCTCGCGCGGACTGTTCGGCAAGCCGGCCGACCCGGCGTTGCTGGAGCGCGTCCTGCGCGATCTGTCGCTGTGGGACAAGCGCGATTCCAAGATCATGGCGCTGTCCGGCGGTATGAAGCGTCGCGTGCTGATCGCCAAGGCGCTGGCGCACGAGCCCAGCGTGCTGTTCCTCGACGAGCCCACCGCCGGCGTGGACGTCGAGCTGCGCCACGACATGTGGAAGCTGGTGCGCGCGCTGCGCGACCGCGGCACCACGGTCGTGCTGACCACCCATTACATCGAAGAGGCCGAGGAAATGGCCGACCGCATCGGCGTGATCACCGGCGGCCGCCTGGTGCTGGTCGAGGACAAGGCCACGCTGATGCGCAAGCTGGGCAAGAAGCAGCTCGCCCTGACCCTGCAGCAGCCGCTGCAGGCCGTGCCCGCCGCCCTGGCCGACCTGCCGCTGGAGCTGCAGGCCGACGGCACGCAGCTGGTCTATACCTTCGATGTGCAGGCCGAGGAGACCGGCATCGCCGCGCTGCTCCGGCGCCTGGCCGAGCAGGGCATCGACTTCAAGGACCTGCATTCCTCGCAGTCCTCGCTGGAGGACATCTTCGTCAGCCTGGTGCGGGAGGCGCGCGCATGA
- a CDS encoding sigma-70 family RNA polymerase sigma factor — MAADLHRTIDTLWRMEAPKVLAVLTRMLRDLDQAEELAQDALVAALEHWPREGLPDNPAAWWMATAKRRAIDRLRQRQLHQRKHADIAFELEGQVMAGPDSTVQLDDAIGDDLLRLMFIACHPVLPADSRVALTLRLLGGLSTAEIARAFLQPEATVAQRIVRAKRTLAAQRVAFEAPAREDLPERVDAVLDVLYLIFNEGYSASAGQDWMRPALCAEALRLGRVLAGLMPREPEAFGLLALMELQASRTAARALPDGTPVLLEAQDRARWDRLQIARGLQALERALRLGGADAPYTLQAAIAACHARALRSQDTDWPRIAGLYARLAQVAPSPVVELNRAVALGRAAGAQAGLALADTLLDEAALREYPALPAVRGDLLERLGRLDEARACFEQAAALTRNAREAAQMRARAAACATSG; from the coding sequence ATGGCCGCCGACCTCCACCGCACCATCGACACGCTGTGGCGCATGGAAGCCCCCAAGGTGCTGGCGGTGCTGACCCGCATGCTGCGCGACCTCGACCAGGCCGAGGAACTGGCGCAGGATGCGTTGGTCGCCGCGCTCGAGCACTGGCCGCGCGAAGGCCTGCCGGACAATCCGGCCGCGTGGTGGATGGCCACCGCCAAGCGCCGCGCGATCGACCGCCTGCGTCAGCGGCAGCTGCACCAGCGCAAGCACGCCGACATCGCCTTCGAACTGGAGGGCCAGGTCATGGCGGGACCTGACAGCACCGTGCAGCTGGACGACGCCATCGGCGACGACCTGCTGCGGCTGATGTTCATCGCCTGCCATCCAGTACTGCCGGCCGATTCGCGCGTGGCACTGACCCTGCGCCTGCTCGGCGGGCTGAGCACCGCCGAGATCGCGCGCGCCTTCCTGCAGCCGGAGGCGACCGTGGCCCAGCGCATCGTGCGCGCCAAGCGCACGCTGGCCGCGCAGCGGGTGGCGTTCGAAGCACCGGCGCGCGAGGATCTGCCCGAGCGTGTGGACGCGGTGCTGGACGTGCTCTACCTGATCTTCAACGAGGGCTATTCGGCCAGCGCCGGCCAGGACTGGATGCGGCCGGCGCTGTGCGCCGAGGCGCTGCGCCTGGGGCGCGTGCTGGCCGGGCTGATGCCGCGAGAGCCGGAGGCGTTCGGCCTGCTCGCGCTGATGGAACTGCAGGCCTCGCGTACCGCCGCGCGCGCCCTGCCGGACGGCACGCCGGTGCTGCTGGAGGCGCAGGACCGCGCGCGCTGGGACCGGCTGCAGATCGCCCGTGGACTGCAGGCGCTGGAGCGCGCGCTGCGCCTGGGCGGCGCCGACGCGCCGTACACGCTGCAGGCCGCCATCGCCGCCTGCCATGCCCGCGCACTGCGCAGCCAGGACACCGACTGGCCGCGCATCGCGGGGCTGTATGCGCGGCTGGCGCAGGTCGCGCCCTCGCCGGTCGTCGAGCTCAACCGCGCCGTCGCCCTGGGCCGTGCCGCGGGCGCACAGGCCGGCCTTGCGCTGGCCGATACGCTCCTCGACGAGGCCGCGCTGCGCGAATACCCGGCGCTGCCCGCGGTGCGCGGCGATCTGCTCGAGCGACTCGGCCGGCTCGATGAGGCGCGCGCCTGTTTCGAGCAGGCCGCCGCGCTGACCCGCAACGCGCGCGAGGCCGCCCAAATGCGCGCCCGCGCCGCGGCCTGCGCGACGTCGGGGTGA
- a CDS encoding DUF1428 domain-containing protein, with the protein MAYVDGFVIPVPTARLAAYRAMARVGSRVWMDHGALQYVECIADDVKPGKHTSFPQAVKLKPDEVVVFAYIVFRSRAHRDRVNKRAMDDPRLKRWGPETPPFDGKRMVWGGFKTLVRR; encoded by the coding sequence ATGGCCTATGTCGATGGTTTCGTGATTCCCGTTCCGACCGCCAGACTGGCCGCCTACCGCGCGATGGCGCGGGTGGGCAGCAGGGTCTGGATGGACCATGGCGCGCTGCAGTACGTCGAATGCATCGCCGACGACGTCAAGCCGGGCAAGCACACGTCGTTCCCGCAGGCGGTCAAGCTCAAGCCGGACGAGGTCGTGGTGTTCGCCTACATCGTGTTCAGGTCGCGCGCCCACCGCGATCGGGTCAACAAGCGCGCGATGGACGATCCGCGCCTCAAGCGGTGGGGGCCGGAGACGCCGCCCTTCGACGGCAAGCGCATGGTCTGGGGCGGATTCAAGACGCTCGTGCGGCGCTAG